A window of Leptolyngbya sp. NIES-3755 genomic DNA:
GCTCTGCTCATGATGCAGGTTCCAGTCAGACTTTAACGAGTCAAGCCAATAGCGCTGTCGCTGAAACGGATAGGTTGGCAAAGATAAACGACGACGGGGATAGCCTTGGTCAAAAGCATCCCAATCTACCTCAACACCCAGACCATACAATCCTCCCAAGCTAGTCAGTAGCGATCGCCAGTCTTCTTCTCCCGATTGCAACGATGGAAACCAGTGCCCAGTTTCCGGCGATAAACAGCGTCGCCCTAAATTCAACAGGGTTGAACCTGGACCAATTTCTATAAAAGCAGAGCATTCCTTTTGCAGAGTTTGCATTCCTAGAGCAAATTGCACGGGTTCCCGCAAGTGGCGGCACCAGTAGGCAGCATCAGGAATTGTGGTGGCATCAAACAGCGTTCCAGTCAGGTTTGAGACAAGCTTTCGATGTGGAGCGGTGTAGAAAACTTCCCCAGCGATTTGCTGAAATGACTCCAGCATCGGTTGCATGGCGGGAGAGTGGAAGGCGTGGGAAACCGTCAAGGGTTGGCAACGAATTCCCATTGCTTTGAATTGCTGCAAAACTGCCTCGACAGCCAATCGATTCCCTGAAATCACCGTGTTTTCGGGACTATTGACTGCCGCGATCGCAACTTGATCGCGATGAGGTGCGATCGCAGCTTGAACGGTTGCAATCTCGGCAAATACTGCTGCCATGATGCCGTCTTGAGGCAGGGCTTGCATGAGACGTGCCCGTTCAGCCACTAATTTCAGCCCATCTTCTAAACTAAAGACTCCAGCAATGCAGGCAGCTACATACTCCCCTACACTGTGCCCCATCACTACATCTGGCAACACTCCCCAAGACAACCAAAGCTGTGCTAAAGCATATTCCAATACAAATAAAGCTGGCTGAGTGTAAGCCGTTTGGTGCAACAGTGGAGCCAGTGTAGGATCTCGATAAAGTACCGACAGTAGCGGCACCTCCAGGTAAGGCTGCAATCGCGCCTCACACTCGTCTAGAATTTGCCGGAACATCGGTTGAGTTTCGTACAGTTGCCGCCCCATGCCGATCGCTTGCGCTCCCTGTCCGCTAAACAAGAAGGCAATTTTGGGGCGCTGATTGAAACAGGATTGTTCGGATAAAGTGTCTAACTGTTGTGAAAGCTGATCCGTGGAGGAAGCAACGATCGCTAAACGGTGCGTGAATTGCGATCGTCCAGTATTTGCCGTAAAACAAAGATCTGCCAGAGATAGATTGGGCTGTGTCAGAACAGTTTGGTAACGGTGAACTAATGCCTGTAACGCTGTTTGACTTTTAGCAGAGAGCGTGAACAAATGACACGGACGCTCGATCGCAGCAGGGACAAACGCAGATTTCGGTGCTTCCTCAACAATGATATGAGCATTGGTGCCTCCAAAACCGAAAGCACTAACGCCTGCCAAACGCGGCTGATTGTTTGGAAGCCACGATCGAGACTGAGTTGCGATCGCAAACGGAGCTTCCAACGTAATGTAGGGATTGATAGTCTCTATATGCAAATGCGGCGGAATCTCTTGATGCTGTAAAGCCAATACCACTTTAATCAACCCTGCAATTCCGGCAGCAGACTCTAAATGCCCAATGTTAGTTTTGACTGAGCCAATTCTGCAAATCTGCTCTGGAGAGCGGTTTTCTCCTAGTACAGTTTGTAGTGCATTGATTTCGATCGGATCGCCCAACGGAGTTCCCGTTCCATGCGCCTCAATGTAATCAATTTGATTGGGAAGCACGCCAGCATTGTCCAATGCCTGACGAATCACTGCTTGCTGGGAGAGTCCATTTGGAGCCGTTATTCCATTGCTGCGACCATCTTGATTAATCGCTGAACCCCGTACTATTGCTAGAATCTGGTTGCCGTCTTCTAACGCATCAGACAGGCGTTTAAGAACCACAACCCCGCAGCCTTCCCCACGAACATAGCCATCTGCACTAGCATCAAATGTTTTGCAGCGACCCTCCTTTGACATCATTTGCGCTTGAGAAAACGCGATCGTTAACTCTGGCGACAACATCAAATTCACGCCGCCCGCCAGTGCTAAATTGCATTCCCCAGCCCGCAAACTTTGGCAAGCCGTATGCACAGCGACTAGAGAAGAGGAACAGGCAGTGTCGATCGCCAAACTGGGACCGCGCAAATCGAACCAATAGGACAGCCGATTTGCTGCAATACTAATCGCATTGCCAGTTCCCGAATAAGCATTAAGCTGAGTAACATCACTGGCAAGCAATCGGGCATAATCACTGCTGCTGATGCCAATAAAGACTCCGGTTTGGCTACCTGCTAACTGGGCAGGAGATTGTCCCGCCTGTTCTAGAGCTTCCCAAGCAACTTCCAGAAGCAATCGCTGCTGTGGATCAATATACTTTGCCTCACGCGGAGAGATTTCAAAAAAGTCGGCATCAAACTGATCGACTTGATCTAAAAAGCCACCCCAACAGGTTGTCATCTTTCCTGGTTCTGGAGCATCTGCTGTATAAAGTGCATCTGCGTTCCAACGATCGTTTGGCACTCGTGTAATTGCGTCAATGCCACGATGCAGCAATTCCCAAAAAGCATCTGGATCATTTGCACCTGGAAAGCGACAACCCAAACCTACGATCGCGATCGGTTCCGTGGCGTGGGTCAGGTTTTTCTCCTGAATAGAGGCAGGTGTAATAGCATTTCCAGCTAAATAGTCCGCTAGTAAAGCGATCGTGGGATAGTCATAAACCAATGTTGGGGAAAGCCGTTTTCCCAATCGTTTCTCTAGCTCACCTGAAATACTGACAGCGGCAACCGAATCGAGTCCATACTGCACAAAAGGTTCGTGAATATTGACTTGATTGGAGGGTAAGTGCGATCGTTGAGCAATTTGGTCAATTAACCAAGCTTGAATTGCTTCCGCCGTTAGATGAGAATGAGGTTGAATGGTCTCTTCTAACTGTTGGTGAAGCGCATCAATCTCATGCTGTAACTGTGAAAATTCTGTACTACGAGAATCTTCTACCCAATCTCCAATTAGTTGAAGCGAATGATCCAGAAATCCTTGCTTACAGGCATAACGCTGAACCTTACCGCTAGAAGTTTTTGGCAAACTCCCCATTTTCAGCAAAAGAACTGCATAAACCTGAAGTTCATGCTGCTCAGAAATCGCTTGACGGATCGTCCTGATCACTTCATCGAGCTTGAGCGTTTTCAAGCCATGTCGCTCCATTTCCTGAGCAACGACTAGACGCTCCTCGCCTGCCACATCCACTGAAAACGCAGCCGCACAACCCGATCGCAGCGCAGGATGACTTTGCTCAACTGTCAATTCAATATCTTGGGGGTAGTAATTCCGACCTCGAATGATGATCAAATCTTTTAATCGACCTGTGACAAATAGTTCACCCTCCTTGAGAAATCCCAGATCTCCCGTTCGTAAAAAGGAACTATCCTTCACCTCTGCAAGGGATGCTCGAAAGGTATCTTTGGTTCTTTCAGGTTGATTCCAATAGCCTTGCGCTACGCTAGACCCCGCTACCCAAATTTCGCCCACTCGATTGGGAGTGCACAGAGTTCGCGTCTCTGGATCAACAATTAGAATCTGCTGATCTGGTGCCGCCGTTCCACAGCCTACTAGCCGCTGACTGTCGGGCTTGTGTGAGGATACAACAATGCGATTTTCTGCCAGCGCTTGACTCTCAACGCTTTGAAAAATAGGCGGCGCTTGCTTGGCTCCTCCAGAAACAAACAGCGTCGCCTCCGCCATGCCATAGCAGGGATAGAGCGCCTGTTGACGAAATCCACAAGGTGCAAAGTAGGTCGCAAATCGTTCTAAAGTTTCAGCGCGAATCGGTTCTGCTCCGCTAAATGCCACTTCCCAGCAGCTTAAATCTAGGGTGGCGCGTTCCTCTGGAGTAATTTTATCGATGCAAAGTTCGTAGGCAAAATTAGGACCGCCGCTGATGGTCGCTCGATCGTGAGAAATTGCTGATAGCCAACGAACTGGTTTTTGCAGAAATAGAACCGGGGAAAACAGCGTCACGCTGAATTGGCTGTAGAGCGGCTGCAATATCCCGCCGATTAAGCCCATATCGTGATAGGGCGGCAGCCAGATTACACCGCTACTCTCTGAGGTCACACCAAACTGATGATGAATTAGGCTCAAATTGTGCAGCAGGTTTGCATGAGTAACCATGACTCCCTTGGGCGCAGCCGTTGAGCCAGAGGTGTATTGCAGAAAAGCGATCGCATCCGATTGAATTTGCGGTGACTGCCAATCAGTTGCACCATCTGTCAGTACATCCGTTGCGATCCAATGGGGTTGATGACGGGTAGCCAAACGATTTGCGTGACCTAAAACAGCCGTTGTTGTAAGAATAATGCTGGGTTGTGCATCATCCACGATCGCCTGCAATCGGGCTGCCGATCGATTAGGACGAGGCGGATAGGCTGGCACTGCGATCGCTCCCGCGTATAGGCAACCAAAAAATGCTGCAATGTAGTCAATACCAGGTGGATAGAGCAGCAATACAGGCACTTTTTCCGCTCCAATCTGTTGGAGCTGTGCCGCAATAGAACGTGCCCGAATGTCTAATTCTCGATTCGTTAACGAAACGGCTTCTAATTCGCCATCTGTCAAAAACCTGTAAGTTGAGCTATCAGGCTGGGAGGATGCTCTCCAGCGTAACAGATCCACAAGTGTAGAAATGGGTTGATAGTCATCTGATAGACGATCATGATCACTCATGAAAATACCCCTATCTAATTAATCCAAGGTCAGACTTGACAGAGGCGATTCAACGCAACTCCAATTCAAGTGTCTAAATAGCTCGTAACTTTAAAGTTATTCCTCTGTAAGCAGGCGATATATGACTGATGTATCCAGGCTCTAGTGGTGTAGACAAACTCAACCCGTGGGTTCAATTGCTCATAGAGGTCGCTATAATCTCCCGACTGAGAAGCTTTTGCAGAATTAAGGGCTGAGAGGGAGGAGCGATCCGAGTGAAATTCAATACTTCTGGACATCCACTGAGCATTATGCACAAAGCGATGTAGATTAGCAAGACCTAATTGAGAATTTTGTGAAATAAAAGCTGAATAATTTAGGCTTTTCTGATAGATAAATTCGATTTAACTTTGGGTTTATATAGAGTTGTAAGGGTTATTGACAAAGAAAATACTTCGGTCTTTAATCAGTAGAAGTGTTAGACTGTTGAGAATTAGTCTCAGTATTAAATAAGCAGGTTTATCCTGAAATTTATGAGGCTGCTTTAGTCTTTTGTCCGTTATGTTGGGTTGTCTAAGTCCACCCATCTGCGTCTAATATAAGTGAGGAGTCTGTGAAACAGCAGCTATCAAGCTATCTTTGGCTAGTTGGAGCTATTCCTGTCTTTGCCGCGCCGTTTATCTATGCCGAGGTAGCGATCGCCGCACCTGTGTTAACAACTGGCAGTCTAAAGGCTTCTACACCTCCAATTCCACGTCTGAACGAAGTTGCTCGTCCTCATACTCGTGCGAATCTGCTGACGCAAGATGCTGCACCCGTCGAGCGTCCTGCATCAGGTACGATCGAGGTTCGAGGCGTGAGGCTCAACCAGACCGAGCAAGGTTTTGAAGTTCTCCTGGAAGTTCCCTCTGGGCAAACGCTACAAGCTCAAACCCGCACAGAAGGATCTGTACTAATCGCAGACATTCCCAATGCAGTGTTGGTACTGCCAGAGGGTCGGGAATTTCGATCGGAGAAGCCTGCCCCAGGGATCTCAAACTTGACGGTGACTCAGATTGAGCCAACCAAAATTCGGGTAACGGTGACGGGAACAGCGGCAGCACCCTTTGCAGAAATTGTGCCGGATGCGGCTGGACTGATTTTGAGCGTTGAGCCAGATGATGGATCAGAAGAAGAAGTCGTTGTCACTGCCACCCGGACAGCAGAACCGCTATCGAATCTGCCTCGCTCTGTAACAGTTATTCCGCGTGAGCAAATTCAGCAGCAATCAGCCCTCACCAACAATCTGCCAGATCTACTTGGAAAACTGGTGCCTGGTCTAGGACCTCCCACCCAGCGGAACCTGACCAGAGGACTGACTCTGCGCGGTCGGCAGGCATTAGTTCTGATTGATGGAGTACCGCAAAACCCAAATAGCGGGTTTCAAACAGAATTAAATACGATCGACCCTAGTGCCATTGAGCGGGTTGAGGTAGTTCGGGGTCCCTCTGCACTCTACGGACGTGGTGCTACCGGGGGCATCATCAATATCATTACGCGCCGCGCTACCACACAGCGACTAGAAAGCCAAGTTTCTGTCGGTGTCCGCAATGATCTCGGTGCGTTTTCTAGTGATGGATTTGGCTATAACTTGCAGTACGGCTTATCGGGGAAAGAAGGTCCGATCGACATTACCGTTCGAGCTTCCCTGAACGAAAGCGGCAGCTTTTTCGATGCCAATGGCGATCGCATTCCTCCCACTGGAATTAATGATGTCACTAGCTCGGGGTTGCTCGCAAAGCTGGGAATTGATATTGATTCCCAGCAGCGACTGCAACTGAGCTACAACATTTACAACGAATCGTTTGATACTGCATTTCGCTCAGACCCGATCGTCTTTTCAATTCCGGGACTGCAAACCGCCAGAGCACAAAGATTTCCGGTGCAATACGGGAGAGAACCGAAACAAACTAATCAAGTTGCTAATTTGACTTACACGCACCAGAATATCTTTGGTTCTCAGGTGACAGCGCAACTCTTTTTCCGCGACACGAATTTGGTTCAACCTTTCACAGACCTGCGGGGACGACCGTTTCCCGCCTTTTTTCCAGCCCTTTGGCAAACTAGCCTAGACAGTCAGGAGCTAGGAGCGCGGCTGCAAATTCAAACGCCCTTCTCGACAGCGTTCAATTTGCTATGGGGTGTGGATTACAGTTATGAGGAAAATAGCCGCCCTGTACTGATTTCAGATACATCAATTTTCGATCGTACCCGTACTCTAACAGCAAGTAGCACCCGTCCACAGACACCATTCTATACATTAAACAACCTGGGCTTGTTTGCTCAACTGCAATGGAATCTAAGCCCACAGCTTCTCCTAAGCGGGGGTTTACGATATGACAACTTCAGCTATGAGGTGGGCGATTATGAGCTAGCCTTTGCCGCACCTGGAATTCGACGCGGTGGCAGCGCAGACAATAGCGGCATCTCCTTCAACACAGGCATTGTCTACAAAATCACGCCCCAAACAAGTGTGTTTGCTAGCTTTGCTCAAGGATTTTCACTGCCAGATTTAGGAACCGCCTTCAGCAGTGTTGCCCCCAGAGCTAGCATTCGCGGTTCCAACCTGCTAGAACCCCAAAAAGTAGACAGCTTCGAGTTGGGAATTCGCGGCAATTGGGGAACCGTTCAGGCTTCTCTGGCAGGCTTCTACAGCACCTCTGATCTTGGTGCAACTGTACGAATTCTACCGGACGGTACCACCGAGCTACAGCGTGCTCCCCAACGCAACTATGGACTGGAAGCAACATTAGACTGGCAGCCAACTCCAAAGTGGAGCTTGGGTAGCACTCTCACTTGGAGCGAGGGCGAAAATGATACCAATAATGACGATGATTTTCTGGCATTGAGTTCTTTGCAGGTGCCGCCCTTGAAACTATCATTCTATGTGGAAAATGAAACGCTCCCGAACTGGCGCAATCGCTTGCAGCTACTTCTGGTAGGGAATCGCGATCGAGCATTTGACGATCGCATTGATCCATTCAGGATAGAAAGCTATACTACTGTGGATTTTCTCAGCAGCCTCAAGCTCGGTCAAGGCACACTAGAACTGGGGGTTGAAAATCTGTTGGATAATCAATACCTGCCACTCAGCAGCCAGGAGCGCACGGGACTGTTAGAGAACTTGCGATTTGCAAGCAGAGGACGAACGATCTTTCTCCGCTATGCCATTACATTCTAGGGACGGGGTGCAGGAATGAAATCAATCCATAAGTTGCTGCTATTGGGTGTTATGGTGTGCTGGCTGGCTGCTTGCACAGGTAGTCTGCCCTGGATAAGTAGCCCCACTGCAACTTTGCCCCCCGGAACGCCAACGCAATCAATCGCTCACGCGATGGGTAAAACCGAAGTACCAGTGCAGCCCAAGCGAGTGATTGTACTGGATACGGCTCCGTTGGATGCCGCGATCGCTCTTGGAGTAAAACCTGTTGGCTCGATTGTGCCAGAGCGATTTCCTGACTATTTGGGCGATCGCGTTCAAGGCATTGAAGTGATTGGAAAGACAAATGAGCCAAATTTAGAAGCAGTAGCGCGATTACAGCCTGATCTGATTTTGGGCAACAAAATTGGGCTGGACAGACTGTATCGGCGGCTGAGCGAAATTGCACCGACGGTCATGGCAGAAGGCAGCGGACGATCGGGCGAGTGGAAAGACAACGTTCGCTTTTATGCTACTGCCCTGGGTCGTTCCGCCGCCGCAGACAAGCTTCTTCAAGACTACCAACAGCGAGCCGACACTCTAAAGCAGCAAATCCAGCAGCAGTTCCCAAATTCTCCTGTGGTGTCTGTCATCGCAACGGGTACCGGACAAATCGGCGCGTACACAACTCGCAGCTTTTCGGGAGCGGTGTTACAGGATCTTGGATTGACGCGCCCTCCGGCTCAGGCAGCGGGTCAGCGATGGGCAATTCAAGTAGCGCGAGAAGACCTCAAGACTCTGGACGGGGATGTGATTTTTTTAATTGAGTCCTCGTTTACGCCCAATTCTCTAACGATCGACCAATTCAAGTCCGATCCATTGTTTTCGCGCTTGAATGCTGTCAAACAAGGGCGGGTGTATGCTGTGGATGCTGAGGTGTGGACGGCAGGACGCAGCATTCTGGCAGCAAATCAGATTTTACAGGAGGTGTCGCAGTCGTTGCTGGCGCGTAAACCTGGAACTTAGGAGTTTGCATGAAATCTGAGCAACAACCCTCAATGCGGACGTTCAGAACCCTCTGGATGAGTCAGATTGTCTCACTCTTGGGGTCTGAAATGACTACGTTTGCGTTGACGATTTGGGTGTGGGAGCAGACGGGACAAGCCTCTCCGATCGCTTTGATGGTCTTTTTTACGCGATCACCCCAAGTCATTGCTGCCGCTTTCGCTGGAGTGCTGGTGGATACGTGGGATCGCAAGCAGTTGATGTTGTTAGGGGATCTTGTAGCAGGGTTGTCTACGATCGGGCTGTTGAGCTTGTTCCTGACTCAGCATTTACAAGTTTGGCATCTTTATGCGATCGGAGCCGCAAACGGGCTGTTCAGCTACCTTCAAAGTTTGGCTCACTCTGCTTCGATGGCAGTGCTAGTTCCGAAGCAACACTACGCCAGAGCTTCTGCGATGGAGACAATCAAAAGCTCCAGTGCTTATGTGTTTTCGCCCGCGTTGGCAGGAATGCTTTATCCGTCGATTGGGCTAATTGGAATTTTAGCGATCGACTTGGCAACCTTCGTGATTGCAGTTAGCACACTCCTGATGATCCCGATTCCCCAACCCACACCAGATATGGCTGCTGGTCAAACGCCCTTGCAAACATTGACGTTCGGTTTTCGCTATATTTGGCAGCGATCGGGTTTGCTTTCCATACTGCTGTTTCTACTAAGTTCTAATTTGTTTTTCAGTGCCAATTTTGCGTTAACGCCTGCTTTGATTCTGGCTCGCAGCGGCAACAGTGCGTCAACACTGGCAACAGTACAAAGCGTATTTGGCATAGGTGGGCTAATGGGAGCTATCTTGCTAAGTCTTTGGGGTGGAACGACTCCCCGCATTCATGGCTTATTACTCGGTGCAGCACTGAGTCGAGTGGGACTATTGCTACTCAGTGTGGGACGAGGACTCACGATTTGGGTCATTGCGGCATGGATTACGGCTTTTTTTGTTCCGTTTGTTGGCAGCGCTAATCAAGCCATTTGGCTGGCAAAGGTTGAACCAGAGGTACAGGGTCGAGTCTTTGCGGCTCGGTATCTGATTGCTCAAGCAGCGTCACCATTGGGGTTTGCGATCGCAGGTCCTTTGGCAGATTATGTATTTGAGCCTGCAATGCTGCCAGATGGACGGCTAGCAGGTTTGCTGGGTGGACTATTTGGCACTGGAGCCGGAGCAGGAATCGCCCTACAATATGCACTATTGGCAGTCTGTGGATTCGCGATCGGCTTGGGTGGATATGGCATCCACCGTTTGCGAGATGTGGAAACCCTTATTCCCGATCATGATGCGGCGATCGGATAGGAAATCGATAATGACAACTCTAGAAACTCTCAGCAATTGTCAGTTTTGCTCTGTTATCTCTAAGACTAATGGGGAAGATCCGATCGGGACAGCGGGCAACCATGAACATTGGTTAATTCTTGAGGCAGCACTTCCCTGGTCAGAAAAACTGATGGAAGAACCTGCAATTAAGCCATTGATCACTCTGATGAAAGGATTGATTCTAGAGCAGCAAGTTAAACTACGTCCAATTATTATTGCGCCCGATCGTGAGTATTCTCGTGCTGGCTACAATCGCGTTTTCTACTACCATCAACCGACTCGTTTATTTACCCAATTTGAAAAGCAGGAATATTGGGTGCCAGAGGCAGACACCACTCGATTAGCAACGGCTTTACTGCAAAAGATTGCGGGTCATCCAAATGAGTTAAAAGCTTTTCAGTCGTACCAAATTGACAGCCGCCATGTCCGAGAATTATTGGTCTGCACTCATGGAAATGTGGATGTCGCTTGCTCCCGATTTGGCTTTCCAATCTATAAAACCTTGAGAGACAAGTATGCGCCTGCGTCTGAAGGACATCTGCGAGTCTGGCGCTGTAGTCACTTTGGCGGACATCAATTTGCGCCCACCTTAATTGATCTGCCGCAGGGACAGTACTGGGGACATCTTGAACCCGATCGATTGGATTTGTTGGTGTATCGATCCGGGGAACTCTCCAAGCTACGATCGTGCTATCGCGGCTGGTCTGGGTTAGAGAAATTTGCCCAAATGGTGGAACGAGAGATCTGGATGCAAGAAGGCTGGAACTGGCTGGATTATCGCAAAGCTGGACAAGTTCTAACCAGTGATCCAGGAGGAGTTAGCCGTTACTTCTATCAACTGCTCAAACGTATTCCTTCCAAACGATTGCAGTTTTTGATCAATCAGCGAAGCCGTAAACCAAATTGGGCAGAGATTCGGATTGAATTTAGCTCACCCGATGGCACAGACACAGGTGCTTATGAAGCGCGAGTTGAAGTGTGCGGAGAAGTCACCAGTGCCTTGCAATCGGGCGACCGCTTAAAGCTGCAACCTGTGAAGCAATATCGTGTCAGTCAATTGAGGCGCTGTGATGGTTGATCCTCCCACCTCCTTAAACGAATCGCCACGGCTGCGACAAAGAATAATCGGACTAGCGATCGGGGTGCTGCTGCTGATAGGTTGCTTTCTAGTAAACCTTGTTGCAGGGACAGCCAAGACGGACTTTAACACAGTTTGGAATGCTCTCTTTGCCTTTAACGACTCAACCGAACAGGTGATTATCCGCACAGCACGATTACCTCGCGCTTTGATTGCACCTACGGTCGGAGCCGCCCTCGCGGTGGCAGGTGCCCTAATGCAGGGATTGACTCGCAATCCTCTGTCAGATTCCGGTCTATTGGGAATCAATGCAGGAGCCGCGCTTGCCGTTGTCGCTACTACCGTTTGGCTAGGCAATGCCTCTATGCAACTCTATGTCTGGGTAGCGTTTATTGGGGCAGCGATCGCGGCAGTTGCAGTCTACTTCCTCGGCTCTTTGGGACGCAGGGGCATGACCCCCTTGAAACTTATTCTCGCGGGTGCGGTGCTGTCCTATCTGCTGGCTGCATTCACAACCGGGCTATTGATTCTGAGCGAACGAACACTAGAGGAGATTCGCTTTTGGCTAGCGGGGTCGGTCGCTGGACGAAGCCTGGAAGTCTTCTGGCAGGTTTTTCCCTATGCTGCGATCGGATTTGCGATCGCGTTCAGTTTGGGACGGCAAATGACAGCACTGTCGCTAGGAGAAGACGTTGCTCGTGGGTTGGGGCTGCGGATTGGACGAGTCAAGGTGATGAGCGCGATCGCGGTGGTGCTGCTGGCGGGAGGAGCGGTGGCACTGGCAGGACCGATCGCCTTTGTGGGATTGGTTGTGCCGCACTTGGTGCGATTTTGGGTCGGAGTCGATTACCAATGGCTGCTGCCTTATGCTGCCATTTGGGGAGCGATTCTGCTGTCGCTGGCAGACTTGGCTGCCCGATGGCTGCTCCAACCCCAGGAATTGCCTGTAGGAGTCATGACGACTTTGTTGGGAGGACCGTTCTTTATCTATTTGGCGCGATCGCGGGTGAAGTCATGAAGTTGAAAGCAACCAAAGCAGCAACGACAAAAACCTGGTTGGTCTGGCGATCGCGTCGGTTCTCTATTCGGCTCGATCGTCGGGTTCCCGGCGTAATGCTGGTTTTGGCACTGATGATCCTGGTCGTGCTAATTGTGAGCATCGGTTACGGCAATTATTTCTTGCCGCCGATGGAAGTGGTTCGTGCCTTACTAGGACAAAAGACCGTTAATCCCGATGCGTCTCTGTTGGTGATGACATTGCGGCTACCACGAGCGATCGCGGCGCTGGAGGTAGGGATGGGATTGGCGGTGGCTGGCACAATCTTACAGGCGGTGACTCGCAATCCCTTAGCGGCTCCAGAAATTGTCGGTGTGCAGGCAGGCGCAGGGTTAGTTACAGTCGCAATCTTGGTGCTGCTGCCTGCGTTGCCGCTGGTGCTGCTGCCTGTTGCTGCTTTTGTCGGCGGATTGCTGATGGCGCTTTTGGTCTATCTGCTGGCATGGAATCGAGGGAGTACCCCGCTACGGCTGGTTCTGGTAGGAATTGGGGTGAGTGCGATCACCACTGCTCTGACCACACTGCTGATTACATTTGGGGAAATCCGCGAGGTCAGTCAGGCATTAGTCTGGCTCATCGGCAGCGTCTACGGCTGCGGGTGGGAACAGGTAGCAACGCTATTTCCCTGGCTGCTGATATTCTTGC
This region includes:
- a CDS encoding ferric aerobactin receptor, putative (similar to AA sequence:cyanobase_aa:AM1_3358) — translated: MKQQLSSYLWLVGAIPVFAAPFIYAEVAIAAPVLTTGSLKASTPPIPRLNEVARPHTRANLLTQDAAPVERPASGTIEVRGVRLNQTEQGFEVLLEVPSGQTLQAQTRTEGSVLIADIPNAVLVLPEGREFRSEKPAPGISNLTVTQIEPTKIRVTVTGTAAAPFAEIVPDAAGLILSVEPDDGSEEEVVVTATRTAEPLSNLPRSVTVIPREQIQQQSALTNNLPDLLGKLVPGLGPPTQRNLTRGLTLRGRQALVLIDGVPQNPNSGFQTELNTIDPSAIERVEVVRGPSALYGRGATGGIINIITRRATTQRLESQVSVGVRNDLGAFSSDGFGYNLQYGLSGKEGPIDITVRASLNESGSFFDANGDRIPPTGINDVTSSGLLAKLGIDIDSQQRLQLSYNIYNESFDTAFRSDPIVFSIPGLQTARAQRFPVQYGREPKQTNQVANLTYTHQNIFGSQVTAQLFFRDTNLVQPFTDLRGRPFPAFFPALWQTSLDSQELGARLQIQTPFSTAFNLLWGVDYSYEENSRPVLISDTSIFDRTRTLTASSTRPQTPFYTLNNLGLFAQLQWNLSPQLLLSGGLRYDNFSYEVGDYELAFAAPGIRRGGSADNSGISFNTGIVYKITPQTSVFASFAQGFSLPDLGTAFSSVAPRASIRGSNLLEPQKVDSFELGIRGNWGTVQASLAGFYSTSDLGATVRILPDGTTELQRAPQRNYGLEATLDWQPTPKWSLGSTLTWSEGENDTNNDDDFLALSSLQVPPLKLSFYVENETLPNWRNRLQLLLVGNRDRAFDDRIDPFRIESYTTVDFLSSLKLGQGTLELGVENLLDNQYLPLSSQERTGLLENLRFASRGRTIFLRYAITF
- a CDS encoding beta-ketoacyl synthase (similar to AA sequence:cyanobase_aa:Ava_4108); translation: MSDHDRLSDDYQPISTLVDLLRWRASSQPDSSTYRFLTDGELEAVSLTNRELDIRARSIAAQLQQIGAEKVPVLLLYPPGIDYIAAFFGCLYAGAIAVPAYPPRPNRSAARLQAIVDDAQPSIILTTTAVLGHANRLATRHQPHWIATDVLTDGATDWQSPQIQSDAIAFLQYTSGSTAAPKGVMVTHANLLHNLSLIHHQFGVTSESSGVIWLPPYHDMGLIGGILQPLYSQFSVTLFSPVLFLQKPVRWLSAISHDRATISGGPNFAYELCIDKITPEERATLDLSCWEVAFSGAEPIRAETLERFATYFAPCGFRQQALYPCYGMAEATLFVSGGAKQAPPIFQSVESQALAENRIVVSSHKPDSQRLVGCGTAAPDQQILIVDPETRTLCTPNRVGEIWVAGSSVAQGYWNQPERTKDTFRASLAEVKDSSFLRTGDLGFLKEGELFVTGRLKDLIIIRGRNYYPQDIELTVEQSHPALRSGCAAAFSVDVAGEERLVVAQEMERHGLKTLKLDEVIRTIRQAISEQHELQVYAVLLLKMGSLPKTSSGKVQRYACKQGFLDHSLQLIGDWVEDSRSTEFSQLQHEIDALHQQLEETIQPHSHLTAEAIQAWLIDQIAQRSHLPSNQVNIHEPFVQYGLDSVAAVSISGELEKRLGKRLSPTLVYDYPTIALLADYLAGNAITPASIQEKNLTHATEPIAIVGLGCRFPGANDPDAFWELLHRGIDAITRVPNDRWNADALYTADAPEPGKMTTCWGGFLDQVDQFDADFFEISPREAKYIDPQQRLLLEVAWEALEQAGQSPAQLAGSQTGVFIGISSSDYARLLASDVTQLNAYSGTGNAISIAANRLSYWFDLRGPSLAIDTACSSSLVAVHTACQSLRAGECNLALAGGVNLMLSPELTIAFSQAQMMSKEGRCKTFDASADGYVRGEGCGVVVLKRLSDALEDGNQILAIVRGSAINQDGRSNGITAPNGLSQQAVIRQALDNAGVLPNQIDYIEAHGTGTPLGDPIEINALQTVLGENRSPEQICRIGSVKTNIGHLESAAGIAGLIKVVLALQHQEIPPHLHIETINPYITLEAPFAIATQSRSWLPNNQPRLAGVSAFGFGGTNAHIIVEEAPKSAFVPAAIERPCHLFTLSAKSQTALQALVHRYQTVLTQPNLSLADLCFTANTGRSQFTHRLAIVASSTDQLSQQLDTLSEQSCFNQRPKIAFLFSGQGAQAIGMGRQLYETQPMFRQILDECEARLQPYLEVPLLSVLYRDPTLAPLLHQTAYTQPALFVLEYALAQLWLSWGVLPDVVMGHSVGEYVAACIAGVFSLEDGLKLVAERARLMQALPQDGIMAAVFAEIATVQAAIAPHRDQVAIAAVNSPENTVISGNRLAVEAVLQQFKAMGIRCQPLTVSHAFHSPAMQPMLESFQQIAGEVFYTAPHRKLVSNLTGTLFDATTIPDAAYWCRHLREPVQFALGMQTLQKECSAFIEIGPGSTLLNLGRRCLSPETGHWFPSLQSGEEDWRSLLTSLGGLYGLGVEVDWDAFDQGYPRRRLSLPTYPFQRQRYWLDSLKSDWNLHHEQSHPLLGHRVHLAQSPNDHSWEIALGSEQLPYLKDHRLQGTAVLSVSTYVEIAIAAAKQALGAETPQIADLTLHAALPILPQPRTVQISLCDRGNGSVDFQVNSCSAAVNGSSPQWIRHATAVLLP